A portion of the Pedobacter cryoconitis genome contains these proteins:
- a CDS encoding glycoside hydrolase family 2 TIM barrel-domain containing protein, translating into MIRYFCVFVILGSLLGIQPAEGQESKRLNQNWEFVKQDLGGIWEAVRPVGKGNPESVPLWESVTLPHCVNATDAVDPDVNYYQGPSWYRTAIEVNNPYQKGRTLLHFEGAGQKTAVYVYTTKVGSHVGGYDEWTVDITDAVEAFKKTEVYRKQFKGKIPVSVRTDNSRDLEMIPSDLSDFNIYGGIYRYLNLVYTPALSTDKLFAKAEVDGDGKSGQLTVSTRFYNPMGISEAKVLLKLVDPSGKVVAKTEKKLNGLSNDTGLWKLQVKRPVLWSTNQPSLYTLQYEIHSSAGVAKGTEKVGFRNFEFVEKGPFMLNGKRLLLRGTHRHEDHSGVAAAMTENMIREEMILMKDMGVNFIRLAHYQQSRIVLNLCDSLGIMVWEEIPWCRGGLGGDVYKEQARRMLTNMIEQHYNHASVILWGMGNENDWPGDFPEFDKQKIRVFMKELNDLSHQLDNSRLTAIRRCDFCSDLVDVYSPSIWAGWYRGNYTDYKAVSEEEFKKVKRFIHVEWGGDSHAMRHSENPDKALSKIKTGLGADERAGDASLFGGAARISKDGDWSESYLVNLVDWHLKEQETMPWLSGTAYWPFKDFSTPVRPDNPVPYMNQKGVVERDLTKKEAFYVFQSYWTTQPMVHIYGHTWPVRWGEQGEEKMVKVYANCTEAELFLNGKSFGVKKRNSQDFPAAGLRWNLPFVKGENTVTVVGKKGKVTVKDEIKFTYQIEKWTKPAKLTLTKIDQKDDIATVEVKLYDDKNIQCLDAVNWINFSLAGEGKLMDNLGTSSGSRKVQAYNGRAIIKVKLNKGKSVVAVQSDGLSAAFTNL; encoded by the coding sequence ATGATCAGATATTTTTGTGTGTTTGTTATTCTTGGATCTCTGCTTGGAATTCAGCCGGCAGAGGGACAGGAATCAAAACGTTTAAACCAGAATTGGGAATTTGTAAAACAAGATTTAGGCGGGATCTGGGAAGCTGTCCGCCCAGTTGGCAAAGGAAACCCTGAAAGTGTACCACTTTGGGAATCCGTGACCTTACCACATTGTGTAAATGCCACAGATGCGGTTGATCCTGATGTAAATTATTACCAGGGGCCATCCTGGTACCGTACCGCTATTGAGGTAAATAATCCTTACCAAAAAGGGCGTACGTTATTACATTTTGAAGGTGCGGGACAGAAAACAGCAGTCTATGTTTATACTACAAAAGTCGGCTCACATGTAGGTGGTTATGATGAATGGACGGTTGATATTACTGACGCAGTAGAAGCTTTCAAAAAAACAGAAGTCTACCGGAAACAGTTTAAAGGTAAAATCCCGGTTTCTGTACGTACCGACAATTCAAGAGATTTGGAAATGATTCCTTCAGATCTTTCCGACTTTAATATTTATGGAGGTATTTATCGCTACCTGAACTTGGTATATACGCCAGCGCTTTCTACTGACAAACTCTTTGCTAAAGCAGAGGTCGATGGGGACGGGAAATCTGGTCAACTTACGGTCAGCACGAGATTCTATAACCCAATGGGAATCAGTGAAGCTAAGGTTTTATTGAAATTAGTTGATCCTTCAGGTAAAGTTGTCGCCAAAACAGAAAAGAAATTAAATGGCTTATCAAATGATACTGGGTTATGGAAACTTCAGGTCAAAAGACCTGTCTTATGGTCGACAAATCAACCTTCATTATATACGCTTCAATATGAAATCCATTCTTCAGCTGGTGTTGCTAAGGGAACGGAAAAAGTTGGTTTCAGGAACTTTGAGTTTGTAGAAAAAGGGCCTTTTATGCTGAACGGAAAACGGTTACTGCTCAGAGGTACGCATCGGCATGAAGACCATTCAGGAGTTGCAGCTGCCATGACAGAAAATATGATCCGTGAAGAAATGATCCTAATGAAAGATATGGGGGTTAATTTCATCCGTCTGGCACATTATCAGCAATCCCGTATTGTTTTGAATCTGTGTGATAGTCTTGGAATTATGGTGTGGGAAGAAATTCCATGGTGCCGTGGCGGATTGGGTGGAGATGTTTACAAAGAACAGGCCCGCCGGATGCTGACCAATATGATCGAACAACATTATAACCATGCTTCAGTTATTCTTTGGGGAATGGGGAATGAAAATGACTGGCCTGGTGACTTTCCTGAGTTTGACAAGCAGAAGATCAGGGTTTTCATGAAAGAACTAAATGATTTGTCCCATCAATTGGATAATTCACGTTTAACGGCGATCAGGCGGTGTGACTTCTGCAGTGATCTTGTAGATGTTTATTCGCCTTCAATTTGGGCAGGCTGGTACCGTGGTAATTATACCGATTACAAAGCCGTTTCTGAAGAAGAGTTTAAAAAAGTAAAGCGTTTTATTCACGTAGAATGGGGTGGAGACAGCCATGCGATGCGACATTCAGAAAATCCTGATAAAGCATTAAGTAAAATAAAAACTGGTCTGGGAGCCGACGAGCGGGCAGGAGATGCTTCCTTATTTGGAGGTGCAGCCAGAATTTCCAAGGATGGAGATTGGAGTGAATCTTACCTGGTAAACCTGGTGGACTGGCACTTGAAAGAGCAGGAAACTATGCCTTGGTTAAGTGGTACTGCTTATTGGCCATTTAAAGATTTTTCTACTCCTGTAAGACCAGATAACCCGGTACCTTATATGAACCAGAAGGGGGTGGTAGAAAGAGATCTGACTAAAAAGGAAGCTTTTTACGTTTTCCAGTCTTATTGGACAACGCAGCCGATGGTACATATTTATGGACATACCTGGCCGGTAAGATGGGGAGAACAAGGGGAAGAAAAAATGGTGAAAGTTTATGCTAATTGTACAGAAGCTGAGTTATTTCTGAATGGTAAAAGCTTTGGTGTTAAGAAAAGAAATAGTCAGGATTTTCCTGCTGCGGGATTACGTTGGAACCTTCCGTTTGTGAAAGGCGAAAATACAGTTACTGTGGTCGGTAAAAAAGGTAAGGTTACGGTGAAAGATGAAATCAAGTTTACTTATCAAATCGAAAAATGGACTAAACCAGCAAAACTAACTTTGACTAAAATTGACCAGAAAGATGATATAGCAACCGTAGAAGTGAAACTCTATGACGATAAAAATATACAATGTCTGGATGCTGTAAACTGGATTAACTTTTCTTTAGCTGGAGAAGGTAAGCTCATGGACAATTTAGGAACCTCATCTGGTTCAAGAAAAGTACAGGCTTACAATGGCCGGGCAATTATCAAAGTGAAATTAAATAAAGGAAAAAGTGTGGTCGCTGTCCAGTCTGATGGTTTATCAGCCGCCTTTACCAATCTTTAA
- a CDS encoding glycoside hydrolase family 2 TIM barrel-domain containing protein: MKYTCRHLITLLIPCVLLGASTSYAQNKPAKLISLNDQWKFSKDQVAGQAPSPNLSWGNFSIPHSWNTTDVMDDEPGYYRGTGWYKRKLKLDASLKSKEVFLAFNGVNQETEVYVNGKLAGTHIGGYTRFVIPLRGFLNYKDDEVQVKVTNRFNEDIAPLTADFTFFGGIYRNVELMVTEPVHFSKNDHGNSSGVYLTTPEVSKEMASVKAKILIENASAKEIKVQVHTALTNADGVVVAKSTATLTVPAHQKSTFEQDLKNIKSPQLWSPENPYLYRVITQLIDVKTKTVLDQVSNPLGFRWFKFDAEKGFFLNGEPVKLIGASRHQDYKGMGNAVPDALQIRDVELLKKMGGNFLRVSHYPQDPQILEACDRLGILASVEIPVVNTITESAAFTENCKNMQVEMIRQNFNRPSVVIWAYMNEILLRPKFTDDKPRQAVYFKHIVTLAQTLDSLTRKEDPSRYTMIANHGSFDSYHKIGLTKIPMIVGWNLYSGWYSGNIEDFGKFLDRHHQELTDKPMLVTEYGADADPRIRSFSPVRFDKSVEYAIRFNQVYLNDIIKRPFVSGAMVWNLADFNSETRAETMPHINNKGLLTLGREPKDIYLLYQAYLLKKPFLKIASGTWKIRTGVADSSKSFATQPVQVTTNQKTAELFVNGQSLGVKDAVNHVCSWEVPFVNGLNQLKVTSAAYSDELDVDFTLQPFEFSDRQVPFKEMNVLLGAKRFYIDNTTHQIWMPDQPYQKGSWGYIGGESFKGTNNRMSYGSDKNIMETDNDPVYQTQQVGIKQFKLDVPDGEYELSLYFAELIGGVTKEALAYNLDNNHQKEIVRQRIFNVSINGESFLENLNLAADYGYTTAVKKSTRITVQGGKGITLDFKTIEGMPVLNALGLRKIY; the protein is encoded by the coding sequence TTGAAATATACTTGCCGACACCTCATCACACTGCTGATACCCTGCGTTTTATTAGGCGCATCTACTAGCTATGCGCAAAATAAACCAGCCAAACTGATCAGCTTAAACGATCAGTGGAAGTTCAGTAAAGACCAGGTAGCTGGTCAGGCTCCTTCTCCGAACCTGAGCTGGGGAAATTTCAGTATTCCACATAGCTGGAATACAACAGATGTTATGGACGATGAACCTGGTTATTACCGTGGTACAGGCTGGTATAAAAGAAAACTCAAACTCGATGCAAGTTTAAAAAGTAAAGAAGTTTTCCTTGCTTTCAATGGTGTAAACCAGGAAACTGAAGTTTATGTGAATGGAAAGCTGGCGGGAACTCATATTGGTGGATATACAAGGTTCGTTATCCCCTTACGCGGTTTTCTGAATTATAAGGATGATGAGGTTCAAGTAAAAGTAACCAACCGGTTTAATGAAGATATTGCGCCTTTGACCGCTGATTTTACCTTTTTTGGAGGTATTTACCGGAATGTGGAGTTGATGGTTACAGAACCGGTGCATTTCTCTAAAAATGACCATGGTAATAGCTCCGGCGTTTACCTGACTACACCAGAAGTTTCCAAAGAAATGGCTAGTGTAAAAGCGAAGATCTTAATTGAAAACGCTTCGGCAAAAGAAATTAAAGTTCAGGTACATACAGCTTTGACAAATGCTGATGGTGTAGTTGTGGCTAAAAGCACAGCCACCTTAACCGTACCTGCGCATCAAAAAAGTACTTTTGAACAAGACCTTAAAAATATTAAAAGCCCTCAGCTATGGTCTCCTGAAAACCCATATCTATACCGGGTTATTACGCAACTTATCGATGTTAAAACTAAAACTGTTCTAGACCAGGTATCTAATCCATTAGGCTTCCGGTGGTTTAAGTTTGATGCTGAAAAAGGGTTTTTCCTTAACGGAGAGCCTGTTAAATTAATTGGGGCGAGTCGTCATCAGGACTATAAAGGTATGGGAAATGCTGTTCCTGATGCTTTACAAATAAGAGACGTAGAATTACTGAAAAAAATGGGTGGAAACTTTCTGAGAGTTTCACATTATCCTCAGGATCCTCAGATCCTGGAAGCTTGTGACCGTTTGGGTATCCTGGCATCCGTAGAAATTCCTGTTGTCAATACGATAACAGAGTCGGCGGCATTTACCGAAAACTGCAAAAACATGCAGGTAGAAATGATCCGTCAAAACTTTAACCGTCCAAGCGTGGTGATCTGGGCTTATATGAATGAGATTTTATTGCGTCCTAAGTTTACAGATGACAAACCCAGGCAAGCCGTTTATTTTAAACATATCGTTACGTTGGCACAGACACTGGATAGTTTAACCAGAAAAGAAGATCCTTCCAGATATACAATGATTGCAAATCATGGTTCTTTTGATAGCTATCATAAAATAGGCTTGACTAAAATACCGATGATTGTGGGTTGGAATCTTTATTCTGGTTGGTATTCAGGTAATATTGAAGATTTTGGTAAGTTTTTAGACCGTCATCATCAAGAGTTAACAGATAAACCCATGCTGGTTACTGAATATGGTGCAGATGCAGATCCGCGTATCCGTTCCTTTTCACCTGTCAGATTTGATAAAAGTGTGGAATATGCGATTAGATTTAACCAGGTTTATTTAAATGATATTATCAAAAGACCTTTTGTAAGTGGTGCAATGGTTTGGAATTTAGCTGATTTTAATTCTGAAACCAGAGCGGAAACTATGCCTCATATTAACAATAAAGGTTTGTTAACCCTGGGCAGGGAGCCAAAAGATATTTACTTACTTTATCAGGCTTATTTACTAAAAAAACCATTCCTTAAAATAGCCTCAGGGACATGGAAAATCAGAACTGGAGTTGCAGATTCTTCTAAATCGTTCGCTACTCAGCCTGTACAGGTGACCACAAATCAGAAAACAGCAGAGTTGTTTGTCAATGGTCAGAGCCTGGGCGTAAAAGATGCAGTAAATCATGTTTGTTCCTGGGAAGTCCCATTTGTCAATGGTTTGAATCAATTAAAAGTAACCTCTGCGGCTTATAGTGATGAGCTGGATGTAGATTTTACCTTGCAGCCATTTGAATTTTCAGACCGTCAGGTTCCATTTAAAGAAATGAATGTTCTTTTGGGAGCAAAACGCTTTTATATAGATAATACTACGCACCAAATCTGGATGCCGGACCAGCCTTATCAAAAAGGCAGCTGGGGATATATCGGAGGTGAATCTTTCAAAGGCACGAATAACAGAATGTCTTATGGAAGCGATAAAAATATCATGGAAACTGACAACGACCCTGTTTATCAAACTCAGCAAGTTGGAATCAAACAATTCAAATTGGATGTACCCGATGGTGAATATGAACTTTCTTTATACTTCGCTGAACTCATTGGGGGTGTGACTAAAGAAGCTTTAGCTTATAACTTAGATAATAATCATCAAAAAGAAATAGTTAGACAGCGCATATTTAATGTAAGTATTAACGGAGAAAGCTTTCTGGAAAACCTGAACCTGGCTGCAGATTATGGGTATACCACCGCTGTAAAGAAAAGTACAAGGATTACGGTGCAGGGTGGAAAAGGAATCACTTTAGACTTTAAGACAATAGAAGGTATGCCAGTATTAAATGCTTTAGGGCTTAGAAAAATTTATTAA
- a CDS encoding alginate lyase family protein — protein MKVIFSILSAAVIYISPAVFANDYSPAGRDTMIVQAPEPLPGISVLSVQNESSTQKASDSTVQNASDFTVQNVSDLPQKEGIIKGATILLRKQILAEAAWAMTQKPVTITDASSPRSAGGKHDFFSEADYFWPDPQNPDGPYINRDGLTNPDNFVEHRKAMIRLSKVIGALASAYQLTGDEKYVTQAILHLKAWFVNPETLMNPNLNFAQAVKGKFTGRNYGIIDTIHLMEVAQGMIVMEKASVFDLQTALAIKGWFSAYTNWLNTSKPGIQEKMVKNNHATCWAIQVSSFAKLCNDQPMLDAMRVRYKTVLLPNQMGADGSFPLEMARTKPYGYAIFNLDAMTVLCQILSTPADNLWEFKTADGKSIKLGLSYLYPFIADKSKWSLKPDVMYWENWPVAQPFLLFGANAYQKEAWYATWKKLDHNPQVAEVIRNLPIRYPLIWL, from the coding sequence ATGAAAGTAATATTTTCCATTTTATCTGCAGCTGTTATCTATATAAGCCCGGCGGTATTTGCCAATGACTATTCTCCTGCTGGAAGGGATACTATGATTGTTCAGGCTCCAGAGCCTTTGCCGGGCATATCCGTGTTGTCTGTTCAGAACGAATCTTCAACTCAAAAAGCATCTGATTCTACTGTCCAAAACGCATCTGATTTTACTGTCCAAAACGTATCAGATTTACCTCAGAAGGAAGGAATCATAAAGGGGGCGACTATTTTGCTGCGGAAGCAAATCCTGGCTGAGGCAGCCTGGGCAATGACCCAGAAGCCAGTTACGATAACAGACGCTTCCTCGCCCAGAAGTGCGGGTGGTAAACACGACTTTTTCTCTGAAGCTGATTATTTCTGGCCAGATCCTCAAAATCCTGATGGGCCATACATCAACCGGGATGGACTAACCAATCCTGATAATTTTGTAGAACACCGCAAAGCCATGATCCGTTTAAGTAAAGTGATCGGGGCGCTGGCTTCTGCTTATCAATTAACCGGAGATGAAAAATACGTTACACAAGCGATCCTCCATCTGAAAGCATGGTTTGTAAACCCTGAAACTCTAATGAATCCGAACCTTAATTTTGCGCAGGCAGTGAAAGGGAAATTTACCGGGCGCAATTATGGTATCATTGATACGATCCATTTAATGGAAGTTGCACAAGGGATGATTGTTATGGAAAAGGCAAGCGTATTTGATCTTCAAACTGCTTTAGCGATCAAAGGGTGGTTTTCAGCTTATACCAATTGGTTAAATACCAGTAAACCTGGGATTCAGGAGAAAATGGTAAAAAATAATCATGCCACTTGCTGGGCAATTCAGGTATCGTCATTTGCTAAATTATGTAACGATCAACCGATGCTGGATGCTATGCGTGTACGCTATAAGACTGTACTTTTACCCAATCAAATGGGAGCAGATGGTAGTTTTCCATTGGAAATGGCACGTACAAAACCTTATGGATATGCTATCTTTAATCTGGATGCGATGACGGTCCTTTGCCAGATTTTATCTACCCCGGCAGACAATCTCTGGGAATTTAAAACTGCCGATGGTAAATCTATCAAACTAGGGCTATCTTACTTATATCCTTTTATTGCTGATAAAAGCAAATGGAGTTTGAAGCCGGATGTGATGTATTGGGAAAATTGGCCGGTTGCACAACCTTTTCTTCTATTCGGAGCAAATGCTTATCAGAAAGAAGCCTGGTATGCAACCTGGAAAAAATTAGACCATAATCCACAAGTAGCAGAAGTGATCAGGAATTTGCCTATCCGCTATCCGCTGATCTGGTTGTAA
- a CDS encoding glycoside hydrolase family 88 protein produces the protein MKLKINLTLVTLWCLSVGSTVNAQNVNVAKALAPAEKQVEILLKNSVKVIASEPKYIAPRTLENNQLKLVIGKDWTSGFFSGMLWYLYELTKDPKWLEPAKEFTQKLAPQQFNTGTHDLGFMIYCSYGNGYRLTNDTSYKSVIIQAAKSLSKRFNPVAGVIRSWDHNADKWQFPVIIDNMMNLELLFEATKLTGDSSFYKIAVSHANTTLKNHFREDYSSFHVVDYDPATGAVKWKGTAQGYSDPSAWARGQAWALYGYTLCYRETKDIAYLKQAEGIAKFILRNPTLPADKVPYWDYNDPQIPNSPRDASAAAITASGLYELSGYSKEGKSYRKTADQILNSLIKNYTSNAGTNDGFILAHSTGHKPAKSEIDVPIIYADYYYLEALKRSKGGK, from the coding sequence ATGAAATTGAAAATAAACTTAACACTAGTTACCTTATGGTGTCTCTCTGTGGGAAGCACGGTAAATGCACAAAATGTGAATGTAGCTAAAGCATTGGCCCCTGCTGAAAAACAAGTTGAGATCTTGCTTAAAAATTCAGTAAAAGTCATCGCATCAGAACCAAAGTATATTGCGCCACGTACGCTGGAAAATAATCAATTGAAATTAGTAATTGGGAAAGACTGGACCAGTGGTTTCTTTTCTGGTATGTTATGGTATCTGTATGAGCTGACCAAAGATCCTAAATGGTTGGAACCAGCTAAAGAATTCACGCAAAAACTGGCACCACAACAATTCAATACCGGAACACATGATTTAGGTTTTATGATTTATTGCAGTTATGGTAACGGCTATCGTTTAACCAATGATACCAGCTATAAATCGGTCATCATACAAGCTGCAAAAAGTTTGTCTAAAAGATTTAATCCAGTAGCAGGAGTGATCCGTTCCTGGGACCATAATGCAGATAAATGGCAGTTTCCGGTAATTATTGATAACATGATGAACCTGGAATTGCTTTTTGAAGCGACTAAATTAACGGGAGATTCTTCATTTTATAAGATTGCAGTGAGCCATGCAAATACAACTCTTAAAAACCATTTCAGAGAGGATTATAGTTCTTTCCATGTAGTTGATTACGACCCTGCAACGGGTGCAGTAAAGTGGAAAGGAACCGCTCAGGGCTATAGTGACCCATCTGCCTGGGCAAGAGGACAAGCATGGGCTTTGTATGGTTATACTTTATGTTACCGTGAAACAAAAGATATCGCTTATTTAAAACAAGCAGAAGGTATTGCTAAATTTATTCTGCGTAATCCAACACTTCCTGCCGACAAAGTACCTTACTGGGATTATAACGATCCTCAAATTCCAAATTCGCCAAGAGATGCATCAGCAGCAGCTATTACTGCTTCAGGTTTGTATGAATTGAGCGGCTATAGTAAAGAAGGTAAAAGCTATAGAAAAACAGCAGATCAGATCTTGAATAGCCTGATTAAAAATTATACTAGCAATGCCGGAACAAATGATGGTTTTATTTTAGCGCATAGTACTGGTCATAAACCAGCAAAATCCGAAATAGATGTACCTATTATTTATGCAGATTACTATTATTTAGAGGCTTTGAAAAGAAGTAAAGGCGGGAAATAA